The region CCTAGGTCATGCTCCCCGGCTGTCATTCTGACTCCTTCCACGTTGCTGCAAGCATTTGGCAAGTTATATAAGCTCCTTATGAACACTGCAGTCTGGGAGGCTGAACAGCAGAAATGTATGTCCTCATAGTTGTGGAGGCTGCAAGCCCTATGTTCAGGTGCTGGTTGGTTGGGTTCCTGGTGAGGGGACTCCTGGCTTGTAGACATGGCCTttcttcacatggcctttcctctgtgccagtgtaggcagagaaagagagagcccCCTGGGTTCCCTCCTCCTtgtataaggacaccagtccccAAGGATCACAGCCCCAGTCCTACAACCTCATTCAACCCCAGTCGCCCCTCCTCAAAGACCCCAGCGACAAAAAGTCACCTTTGGGCTTAGCACTTCTGTGTAtaaaggttgctgctgctgctaagtcacttcaattgtgtccgtctctgtgcgaccccatagacagaagcccaccaggctcccccatccctgggattctccaggaaagaacactggagtgggttgccatttccttctccaatgcatgaaagtgaaaagtgaaaagtaaaagtgaggtcactcagtcgtgtctgactcttggcgaccccatagaccgcagcctaccaagctcctccgtccatgggattttccaggcaagagtactggagtgggctgccattgccttctccgatgtatAAAGGTTAGGGGAATACATTTCAATCCTTAACGCTCCCCAGGGCTCAGTGTCCTCTTCTGTACCGCTGGGAAGACCCTCTTCCCAGTACATGGACGTCAGGAAGCACTGATGGAGGTTATGTAGCAACTTGGATGGAGCAGAATTTGGGGGAGAACGGGTCCATGTGTATGTACGGCTGAGGCCCTTTGcggtccacttgaaactatcacatagttaaccaactatactccaatacaaaatataaagttgtttttctaaacaaagtacaagttaaaaaacaaaaagaaccatTGATGGGAAAACAGAAGGCATGACAGGTCTGTCCAGAACAGTATCAAGATGTACTTGATACCGTTTGGACCTCCAGGGCCACCAGACACCCCACATCCTTGGGAATCGGCAGGCAAACTACACACACTGGCTTCCTCATCACCCTTCCCATAGATCCCAGTGCCCATAAGCCCAGGTAAAGCTTTCCCTCCGCTCTGCGCCACCCACGAGGGACCGCACCTCACCCTCTGCTCCAGGCTCTCGTAGCGCTGGGTGAGCTGTGTCAGCTGCCTTCCCAGCTCCCGAGCCCGGGCCCTTAGCTCTGCTGCAAGCTCGGTTCTGGCTCCCTCTTTCAGCTGCTTCCAGTCCTTAAGAAGGGAGGCCAAGTCCACGCTGAGGGAAAAGCCAGCCATCGCGCTGCCCAGCAAGCGAGCCTTGGTTTTCATCACCAGTGTGGTACCTTCAAAGGCCCTTTGCACCTGTATGCTCCTTCGGGCTGAGACCTGGCCAGTGGTCAGGAGGCGCTTGGCAGCAGTGGCCAGGTGTGGGTGGGCCTTGGTGATCTGAAAGGCACGGATGCTCTTCTGAACACCCTCGATGGCGCTTCTACAATTCTGAATCACCTTTCCAGCGGCCATGATGTAGTCTACCCCAGCTTGCCTGACCTTTTGGCCACTGGAGGGCATTAGGCTACCCACCTGAGCTTGGGCTTCTTGACTGTGAAAACGTTCCAAAACGTTGGTCAAGATACTGGTGACCTCCCCTGCTGTCCCCAAAACTCTACCTGCAGCGGAGAGCACCAGGCTGCCCCCTGCTGTCGCCGGAGCAAGGACTAAGCCCAGTATGCTCATGGCTCCGGAAACCACGGTGATGGAATTGGCCACCATGCTGGTCTTGGTGAGAGTTTTGTTTGTTGTGTCAATGCGGTCTGCAAGGGCCTGGAGCTTCCGGATGTCTACTTCCAGCTCCCCTTTCAGGTTgggaaactcttccaaaaatattctttcttcagCTGACAGGTCACTATCTTGCGGCTTCACATCGTCACATGGAAGAATGTCATCCGCATCCCTGTGGATGAGTGAAATAATGATTTCCAATCCCCCAGATGGGAAAGCCAAATTCTTAGCCAAGCCCATGTGGTTTCTGGATCTTCTTGACAGTCCAAACTTTACATTCTCCTTGCATCTTCCTAGCATCTCTGTTACCTCTAACCTAGCCATTAATAAGAAAAGTCCCAGAGCATCATTAGGAGCTGCTAATTTGCTTCAGAGAAGAAACATGTAAGAGGGGCATCTGGAGGGAAATGAGAGAAATGGAGCCTTGGCCAAAGAGATGGAGGAAACGGATTAGCATCAAGGGACTTTTTCAACCTTGCTCAGAGGCGATGAAGGTGGGGCAGTGGGAGATGCTAAGATCCTAGTTATGATCAGGAACCTGGGACTAACTGGGGACAGGGAAAGCTCCAAGGAAAGTAGGAGGAAGAGGAGACCAGGTGCTGGGCGGGAGGTTGGGAGCCCTGTGCACGGAGGTGAGTCGGCGGGAAGAGGCACCATACTGTAGAGTGCATCCCTCACTTTGATGGCCTGGAACTCGGTTACTCTGCTGTGCCTTGTTTCTCTCAGGAGTCGCACCCTGAGGGGCTGAGATAAATGATCGCTAACGTTCTGAGTGTTCTCCTTGGCACTTGGCTGGCTTTCCTTGCTCTCTTAAGCAGATTGATTCTTCATGGAAGAAGTCAGGGACGAGAggaccccttcccctcccccatcctctccttGTCCTTAGGCAGCACCGAGGGATCTTTGCCGGGATCTTCATATGGCCTTCATGGGAGAACAGTCTGCGGGTGAGGAAGAAAGCCGCTCCCCCGGGTGCTTTCCTCAAGCTCAGCGTCCTGGGTGCAACTCCTTCAGGGCGAGCTGAGGAGGACAGGGATTCCCTGGCCCACAGGAGGATATCAGAGCTGGAAGGAGCCCTGGGGAAGAGCTAAGCTTCCTTCTTTACTTTTCTGTGGTGGAAGCAGAAGCCCAGATGGggcgtgaaagtgttagtcactaagttgtgtccaactctttgggatcctgtggactgcagaccaccaggctcctctgtccatgggattctccaggcaagaatactggagtggattgccgtggacggaggagcctggcgggctacagtctataaggtcacaaagagtcggacacacctgaatGACTGAGTATGCCTGCATCCTACGTTAGGCGGCAATGCCTCTTGACACAGAGAGAACTACAGTCTGATTCTGTTACACAGGTGTAGCTCACCTAATTCCCTCAGGAGACATTGGCTGATGGCCTGTGCGGGGCTGGCTTTGCTATGTCTGCTGATGAACACACGCTGGAGCTTACATTCATGAATGAGGCAGTGTTAAAGGGCTTTTTTGGTGATACACTAACCTCACAGAGGTGAGGTCCAAGGGGGCAATTTCTGCCCTTGGAGTCCTGTGGCCCAGGGTCAGGTACCTAACAAGAACTTGACTTGCATTCCAAAATAATT is a window of Odocoileus virginianus isolate 20LAN1187 ecotype Illinois chromosome 23, Ovbor_1.2, whole genome shotgun sequence DNA encoding:
- the APOL6 gene encoding apolipoprotein L6, giving the protein MGLAKNLAFPSGGLEIIISLIHRDADDILPCDDVKPQDSDLSAEERIFLEEFPNLKGELEVDIRKLQALADRIDTTNKTLTKTSMVANSITVVSGAMSILGLVLAPATAGGSLVLSAAGRVLGTAGEVTSILTNVLERFHSQEAQAQVGSLMPSSGQKVRQAGVDYIMAAGKVIQNCRSAIEGVQKSIRAFQITKAHPHLATAAKRLLTTGQVSARRSIQVQRAFEGTTLVMKTKARLLGSAMAGFSLSVDLASLLKDWKQLKEGARTELAAELRARARELGRQLTQLTQRYESLEQRNLLQEKKPMSSSSEGTMETVPLPPARRGEAGSQVTGEDEGN